From the genome of Pelobacter propionicus DSM 2379, one region includes:
- a CDS encoding shikimate dehydrogenase family protein yields MNPCSTPSLYGVIGYPLGHSLSPLLHNTAFRELGIPGVLLPWSIEPERLPAFIQSVRLLNIRGACVTIPHKQSIIPLLDRVTDRVKALGAANTLYWDGDLLCGDNTDILGFMSPLQADPPSAEQTRVLVLGAGGVARAAVAGLKSLGLNQITITDIVDASSATLAETFDLKTIPWSQRSEVDAHILINTTPLGMKGKFEEESPYPTEALAARQGIAYDIVYTPFVTRFLREARAAGWKTIGGLEMFISQADHQFLTWTGRNLPQAAKQAVIDALTAT; encoded by the coding sequence ATGAATCCATGTAGCACCCCCAGCCTGTATGGCGTCATCGGCTACCCCCTGGGGCACAGCTTGAGCCCGCTTCTCCACAACACCGCGTTTCGCGAACTGGGCATTCCCGGTGTTCTGCTGCCCTGGTCCATCGAGCCGGAGCGGCTTCCCGCCTTCATCCAGTCGGTTCGACTGCTCAATATCCGCGGCGCCTGCGTCACGATCCCCCACAAGCAGAGCATCATCCCGCTTCTGGACCGGGTAACCGACCGGGTCAAGGCGCTGGGTGCGGCGAACACGCTCTACTGGGATGGCGATCTCCTCTGCGGTGACAATACCGACATCCTGGGCTTCATGTCGCCGCTGCAGGCGGATCCACCGTCGGCGGAGCAGACAAGGGTTCTGGTGCTGGGGGCAGGCGGTGTCGCCAGGGCAGCCGTGGCGGGCCTGAAGAGCCTGGGGCTGAACCAAATCACCATAACCGATATCGTGGATGCATCGTCGGCAACCCTGGCAGAGACATTTGACCTGAAGACCATCCCCTGGTCCCAACGCAGCGAAGTCGACGCCCACATCCTGATCAACACCACTCCGCTGGGCATGAAGGGCAAGTTCGAGGAGGAGAGTCCCTACCCCACCGAAGCCCTGGCGGCTAGGCAGGGCATTGCCTACGATATCGTCTATACCCCCTTCGTGACCCGTTTCCTGCGCGAGGCCCGGGCAGCCGGGTGGAAAACCATCGGCGGCCTGGAGATGTTCATCTCCCAGGCTGACCACCAGTTCCTCACCTGGACCGGCAGGAACCTGCCGCAGGCCGCCAAGCAGGCGGTGATTGACGCACTCACCGCCACGTAG
- the aroQ gene encoding type II 3-dehydroquinate dehydratase translates to MKKILVLNGINLNMFGKRDPAHYGTATLEQIDARVAAWGAELGLQIDCFQTNHEGEMVERIHRAHEEGVDALIINAGAWTHYSYGIADALAILKAPVIEVHMSNIHAREEFRHHSVIAGLARGQICGFGVGSYHLALLAASELLNAGQE, encoded by the coding sequence ATGAAAAAGATACTCGTCCTCAACGGCATCAACCTGAACATGTTCGGCAAACGCGATCCCGCCCACTACGGAACAGCGACCCTGGAGCAGATCGACGCCAGGGTCGCCGCCTGGGGCGCGGAACTGGGCTTGCAGATCGACTGTTTCCAGACCAATCACGAGGGGGAAATGGTTGAGCGCATCCACCGCGCTCACGAGGAAGGGGTGGATGCGCTCATCATCAACGCCGGCGCCTGGACCCATTACAGCTACGGCATCGCCGATGCGCTGGCCATCTTGAAGGCGCCGGTCATCGAAGTGCACATGTCGAATATCCATGCCCGGGAAGAATTCCGGCACCACTCGGTCATCGCCGGACTGGCCAGGGGGCAGATATGCGGCTTCGGCGTCGGTAGCTATCACCTGGCGCTGCTGGCGGCCTCCGAACTGCTGAACGCCGGACAGGAATAG
- the aroL gene encoding shikimate kinase AroL codes for MTTETIFIVGARASGKTTIGQSLAQALGCGFVDTDQHMLETTSLTVAEVVEKEGWEGFRRRESEALRAVTRPGMVVATGGGMVLSEANRQFMRDNGTVLYLSAPASVLAARLEANPEEAQRPTLTGRPIVAEVSEVLAAREPLYRNAAHHVLDATAAPDLVVAQALEALREPSSP; via the coding sequence ATGACGACAGAGACCATTTTCATAGTCGGGGCCCGCGCCTCGGGAAAGACGACCATCGGACAGAGCCTGGCGCAGGCGCTGGGTTGCGGGTTTGTTGACACCGATCAGCACATGCTGGAGACGACGTCCCTGACCGTGGCCGAGGTTGTGGAGAAGGAAGGGTGGGAAGGTTTCCGGCGCCGGGAGAGCGAGGCGCTGCGTGCCGTGACCAGGCCCGGAATGGTGGTGGCCACCGGAGGAGGGATGGTACTGTCCGAGGCTAACCGCCAGTTCATGCGTGACAACGGAACGGTGCTCTACCTGTCCGCGCCGGCGTCGGTGCTGGCCGCGCGTCTTGAGGCGAATCCCGAGGAAGCCCAGCGCCCGACGCTCACCGGACGGCCCATCGTGGCAGAGGTGAGCGAGGTCCTGGCAGCCCGGGAGCCGCTCTACCGGAACGCGGCCCATCATGTGCTGGATGCCACGGCAGCGCCCGATCTCGTTGTGGCGCAGGCGCTGGAGGCACTGCGCGAGCCGTCGTCACCCTGA
- a CDS encoding chemotaxis protein CheD, whose translation MRIETYQGCDRISIDPGEFYSTDKPGVISTLLGSCIAACLYDPRKRLIGMNHFMLSNTRYSRSMPMHASEAGRYGIHAMELLINDMMARGTNRRLLRAKVFGGATIINRDMEPSNFMCVGQVNCRFILEYLEGEGIPVDAQDLGGPFGRVIHFSNGDFAVHCRKINAGGSSKLVVRDRECWQQAIERQNRSQPAIDLW comes from the coding sequence ATGAGAATTGAAACCTATCAGGGCTGTGACCGGATAAGCATCGATCCGGGAGAGTTCTATTCCACGGACAAGCCGGGGGTGATATCCACCCTGCTCGGCTCCTGTATTGCCGCCTGCCTGTATGATCCCCGGAAAAGATTGATCGGCATGAATCACTTTATGCTCAGCAATACACGCTATTCGCGCAGCATGCCGATGCACGCCTCCGAGGCGGGTCGCTACGGCATTCATGCCATGGAGCTTTTAATCAACGACATGATGGCCAGGGGAACCAATCGCAGGCTGTTGCGGGCAAAGGTCTTCGGTGGAGCGACCATCATCAACCGCGACATGGAGCCGAGTAACTTCATGTGCGTTGGCCAGGTAAACTGCAGGTTCATTCTGGAGTATCTGGAGGGCGAGGGGATCCCCGTCGACGCCCAGGACCTGGGCGGCCCCTTCGGCAGGGTAATACATTTTTCCAACGGAGATTTCGCCGTTCACTGCAGGAAGATCAATGCCGGCGGCAGCAGCAAGCTGGTCGTGAGAGACCGCGAGTGCTGGCAGCAGGCCATAGAGCGGCAGAATAGGAGCCAGCCGGCAATCGATCTCTGGTAG